One region of Azoarcus sp. CIB genomic DNA includes:
- a CDS encoding protein-L-isoaspartate(D-aspartate) O-methyltransferase produces MSLRRPDVGQAATRARARMVERLRAQGIRDEKVLAAMMQVPRHAFVEEGLAYSAYDDTALPIGYQQTISQPFVVAKMIETLRAGRELGRTLEVGAGCGYQAAVLSFVAKEVYAVERIRPLLDVARENLRPLRLPNVRLKCADGTMGLPEAAPYDTIIVAAAAASVPVSLKEQLASGGRLMLPVGGADQRLVMIERQGNVFRESRLDAVRFVPLLTGTE; encoded by the coding sequence ATGAGCCTGCGCCGGCCCGATGTGGGCCAGGCCGCGACACGTGCGCGGGCTCGCATGGTGGAGCGCCTGCGCGCTCAGGGCATCCGGGACGAGAAGGTGCTCGCGGCGATGATGCAGGTGCCGCGGCACGCATTTGTCGAAGAGGGGCTGGCGTACAGCGCGTACGACGACACGGCACTGCCCATCGGCTATCAGCAGACGATTTCGCAGCCTTTCGTGGTTGCGAAGATGATCGAGACGCTGCGCGCCGGCCGCGAACTCGGGCGGACTCTGGAAGTCGGAGCGGGTTGTGGCTACCAGGCAGCGGTGTTGTCCTTCGTTGCCAAGGAAGTCTATGCGGTGGAACGGATCCGTCCGTTGCTCGATGTTGCGCGCGAAAATCTCCGCCCACTGCGTTTGCCCAACGTGCGGCTGAAATGTGCCGATGGCACGATGGGTTTGCCCGAGGCCGCTCCGTATGACACGATTATAGTTGCGGCTGCTGCGGCGAGCGTGCCGGTGTCCCTCAAAGAGCAGCTTGCTTCGGGCGGGCGGCTGATGCTGCCCGTCGGTGGCGCGGACCAGAGGCTCGTGATGATCGAGCGGCAGGGGAATGTTTTCAGGGAGAGTCGCCTCGATGCTGTGCGGTTCGTCCCATTATTGACTGGTACGGAATGA
- the mltB gene encoding lytic murein transglycosylase B: MKRTLAAAVMSLGLISQPGLASGSYAEHPEAIRFADSMQEQHGFDRGAVLAALAQARHEARVIDLIRPPATPGTRSWQRYRARFLDGKRIEGGIAFWQEHAAALQKAADQYGVPPEIVVAIIGVETYYGRNTGNFETVSALATLAFDYPPRAALFLRELEQLFLLARDQVRDPLSYYGSYAGALGYPQFLPSSIRSYAVDFDGNGHIDFDDEPVDAIGSVANYLARHGWVRGQTVAIPALVPPETDAQALVDAGIEPALAPETIAAAGIVAASANPPAAPATLVDLATPGAPTEYWLGYRNFYVITRYNKSSFYAMAVYELARALRDQYADLAAPQ; this comes from the coding sequence ATGAAACGTACCCTCGCCGCCGCAGTCATGAGCCTCGGACTGATCTCCCAGCCGGGCCTCGCCAGCGGCTCCTACGCCGAACACCCCGAAGCAATCCGCTTCGCGGACTCGATGCAGGAACAACACGGCTTCGACCGCGGCGCTGTGCTCGCTGCACTCGCACAGGCCCGCCACGAAGCTCGGGTCATCGACCTCATCCGCCCGCCCGCGACGCCCGGCACCCGCTCCTGGCAGCGTTACCGCGCACGCTTCCTCGACGGCAAACGGATCGAGGGCGGCATCGCATTCTGGCAGGAACACGCGGCCGCACTGCAGAAAGCCGCCGATCAGTACGGCGTCCCGCCCGAAATCGTCGTCGCCATCATCGGCGTGGAGACCTATTACGGGCGCAATACTGGCAATTTCGAGACCGTCTCCGCGCTCGCGACCCTCGCCTTCGACTACCCGCCGCGCGCGGCGCTCTTTCTGCGCGAACTCGAACAACTGTTCCTGCTCGCGCGCGACCAGGTCCGCGATCCGCTGTCGTACTACGGCTCCTACGCCGGCGCGCTCGGCTACCCCCAGTTCCTGCCCAGCAGCATCCGCAGCTATGCCGTCGATTTCGACGGCAATGGACACATCGACTTCGACGACGAGCCCGTCGACGCCATCGGCAGCGTCGCCAACTACCTTGCCCGGCATGGATGGGTTCGCGGCCAAACGGTCGCCATCCCCGCCCTCGTGCCACCCGAAACCGATGCGCAGGCACTCGTCGACGCCGGCATCGAACCCGCGCTCGCGCCCGAGACGATCGCCGCCGCCGGCATCGTCGCCGCCAGCGCCAATCCGCCGGCAGCCCCGGCGACCCTCGTCGACCTCGCGACCCCGGGCGCACCGACCGAATACTGGCTCGGCTATCGCAACTTCTACGTGATCACGCGCTACAACAAGAGCAGCTTCTACGCAATGGCCGTGTACGAACTGGCACGCGCACTGCGCGACCAGTACGCGGACCTCGCCGCACCGCAATAG
- a CDS encoding DUF58 domain-containing protein, which produces MLGQRRIFVLPTTAGLAFAAALLVMLIASINYNLSLGYALVFLLGGVSVASIVHAFRNLLHLSFTPGRVEPVFAGESACFHIVVTNQRHARRPSLRLKAHGAIVPFEIGAGDRADLTVPAVTAGRGWMALGRVRIETTYPLGLIRAWSVLVPDQRCLVYPAPEPMPPPLPEGASRSPGQRSGSAGDDDFAGLRRHQPADSPRHVAWKTLARGGPMLTKQFSGMDGGEIHLDWNDLPANLGTEARLSRITAWIVAAEQRGLAFSLALPDARIATGRGPQHSMSCLRRLALFGTDVAADA; this is translated from the coding sequence GTGCTCGGCCAGCGGCGCATCTTCGTGTTGCCGACAACCGCGGGCCTGGCCTTCGCGGCCGCGCTCCTGGTCATGCTGATCGCATCGATCAACTACAACCTGAGCCTCGGCTATGCGCTGGTGTTCCTCCTCGGCGGAGTATCGGTCGCGAGCATCGTGCACGCCTTCCGCAACCTGTTGCATCTATCCTTCACACCGGGACGCGTCGAGCCGGTCTTTGCCGGTGAAAGTGCCTGTTTTCACATTGTCGTGACCAACCAGAGGCATGCGCGACGGCCTTCGCTACGTCTCAAGGCGCACGGAGCGATCGTGCCGTTCGAGATCGGGGCCGGGGACAGGGCCGACCTGACCGTTCCGGCCGTAACCGCGGGACGCGGCTGGATGGCACTCGGCCGCGTGCGCATCGAAACGACCTATCCGCTCGGCTTGATTCGCGCCTGGAGCGTACTGGTTCCTGATCAACGCTGCCTCGTGTATCCCGCCCCCGAGCCCATGCCCCCGCCGCTGCCGGAGGGCGCGTCCCGCAGCCCGGGGCAACGATCCGGTTCGGCCGGCGACGATGACTTTGCCGGCCTGCGCAGGCACCAGCCGGCGGACTCTCCGCGCCACGTCGCATGGAAAACGCTCGCGCGCGGCGGTCCCATGCTCACCAAGCAGTTCAGTGGCATGGACGGCGGGGAGATCCATCTCGACTGGAACGACCTCCCCGCGAACCTCGGCACCGAGGCCCGCCTGTCGCGCATCACCGCGTGGATCGTGGCAGCCGAACAACGAGGGCTCGCCTTCTCGCTCGCGCTGCCCGACGCAAGGATCGCGACAGGACGCGGACCACAACACAGCATGAGCTGCCTGCGGCGTCTTGCCCTCTTCGGAACGGACGTCGCCGCCGATGCGTGA
- a CDS encoding integration host factor subunit alpha: MNITLTKAELADMLFERVGLNKREAKDMVEGFFEEIRLALEKGESVKLSGFGNFQLRDKPQRPGRNPKTGEEIPITARRVVTFHASQKLKAAVEQLSDAGKQP; the protein is encoded by the coding sequence ATGAACATTACCCTGACCAAAGCAGAGCTGGCCGACATGCTGTTCGAGCGTGTCGGCCTCAACAAGCGTGAAGCCAAGGACATGGTGGAAGGCTTCTTCGAGGAGATCCGCCTGGCCCTGGAAAAGGGCGAGTCCGTAAAACTTTCCGGATTCGGCAATTTCCAGCTGCGCGACAAGCCGCAAAGGCCCGGACGCAACCCGAAGACCGGCGAGGAAATTCCGATCACCGCCCGCCGCGTCGTTACCTTCCATGCCAGTCAGAAGCTGAAGGCAGCCGTGGAGCAGCTGAGCGATGCAGGCAAGCAGCCATAA
- a CDS encoding peptidoglycan DD-metalloendopeptidase family protein, whose product MSDSVKLGHVCRWLTLCGVVAVLVGCATPRPAPVRDGTPPPAAEPAAGAAGVVSKTDAPTHVVRPGDTLLGIARQYGVTVKDLVGWNGLSDPNQIHVGQALRVGAATASAAGGGATAGAVAQPIAITQPVDVQPVKTPGETTPPVAGGFKQEPRGGKQPYSDEAWASLNPRAGATVPAAPTPAPAAPEPDKAPGNTTWLWPASGQVIETFDEGTNKGVDIAGKAGDPVVASAGGKVVYSGSGLRGYGKLVIIKHDANYLTAYAHNQQLLVKEGDSVSKGQKIAELGSTDADRPKVHFEIRKQGRPVDPLKYLPAR is encoded by the coding sequence ATGAGTGATTCAGTGAAGCTTGGTCATGTGTGCCGCTGGCTGACGCTGTGCGGCGTCGTCGCGGTGCTGGTGGGGTGTGCGACCCCGCGGCCCGCCCCCGTCAGGGACGGTACCCCTCCGCCCGCCGCCGAGCCTGCCGCGGGTGCAGCGGGTGTGGTGTCGAAGACGGATGCTCCGACTCACGTGGTGCGCCCCGGGGACACGCTGTTGGGGATCGCGCGGCAGTACGGAGTCACGGTGAAGGATCTGGTCGGCTGGAACGGCCTCTCCGATCCCAACCAGATCCATGTCGGGCAGGCGCTGAGGGTGGGCGCTGCAACGGCTTCCGCTGCGGGCGGTGGCGCGACGGCCGGCGCGGTGGCGCAGCCGATCGCGATCACGCAGCCGGTGGACGTCCAGCCGGTCAAGACCCCGGGCGAAACCACCCCGCCGGTCGCGGGCGGGTTCAAGCAGGAGCCCCGTGGAGGCAAGCAGCCTTATAGTGACGAGGCGTGGGCCTCGCTGAATCCGCGGGCGGGCGCGACCGTTCCTGCCGCCCCGACTCCGGCCCCTGCCGCGCCTGAGCCGGACAAGGCGCCGGGCAATACCACATGGCTGTGGCCGGCCTCGGGGCAGGTCATCGAAACATTCGACGAGGGCACGAACAAGGGCGTCGACATCGCCGGCAAGGCGGGCGATCCGGTGGTGGCGTCCGCAGGCGGAAAGGTGGTGTATTCCGGAAGCGGCTTGCGTGGCTATGGAAAACTGGTCATCATCAAGCACGATGCGAATTACCTGACAGCCTATGCGCATAATCAGCAGTTGCTGGTGAAGGAAGGCGATTCGGTGTCGAAAGGCCAGAAGATCGCGGAGCTTGGCAGCACCGATGCGGATCGTCCCAAGGTGCATTTCGAGATCCGCAAGCAGGGCCGCCCGGTTGATCCGCTGAAGTATTTGCCTGCACGCTGA
- the rpoS gene encoding RNA polymerase sigma factor RpoS, whose product MYDPASHDDVESQEPDLPLEVEVFVERVAPVFENEFLSDVTQIYLNEIGANPLLTAEEEATLARRVRVGDFQARQTMIERNLRLVVNIAKHYLNRGIPLLDLVEEGNLGLMHALEKFDPERGFRFSTYATWWIRQNIERAIMNQSRTIRLPVHVVKELNQVLRAQRSLEAAGNGEFTLEQVATLLDKSVDEVRAILSLSEHTASLDAPLDIDPTLSIGESLADDQATSPDLSIQDAEVEALIREWIGMLNEKQRLVIRHRYGLDECEVMTLEELAARLSLTRERVRQIQLEALSQLRRTVKRRGISRDELL is encoded by the coding sequence ATGTACGATCCGGCAAGTCATGACGATGTAGAGAGTCAGGAACCGGATCTGCCCCTCGAGGTGGAGGTTTTTGTCGAGCGCGTCGCGCCAGTTTTCGAGAACGAGTTTCTCAGCGACGTCACCCAAATCTACCTCAACGAGATCGGCGCGAATCCGCTGCTGACCGCTGAGGAGGAAGCGACGCTGGCGCGCCGCGTCAGGGTGGGCGACTTCCAGGCCCGCCAGACGATGATAGAGCGCAATCTGCGCCTGGTCGTCAATATCGCCAAGCATTACCTCAATCGCGGCATTCCTTTGCTCGACCTGGTCGAGGAGGGCAACCTCGGCCTGATGCACGCGCTGGAGAAGTTCGATCCCGAGCGCGGGTTCCGCTTCTCGACCTATGCGACCTGGTGGATACGCCAGAATATCGAGCGGGCCATCATGAACCAGTCGCGCACGATCCGGCTCCCGGTCCATGTGGTGAAGGAACTCAACCAGGTCCTGCGCGCACAGCGCAGCCTCGAGGCAGCAGGGAATGGGGAGTTCACGCTGGAGCAGGTCGCGACGCTGCTGGACAAGTCCGTCGACGAGGTGCGCGCGATCCTGTCCCTGAGCGAGCACACGGCGTCGCTCGATGCGCCGCTGGACATCGATCCTACGCTGTCGATCGGCGAATCGCTGGCCGACGACCAGGCGACGTCGCCCGATCTGTCGATCCAGGATGCCGAGGTCGAGGCGCTGATACGCGAGTGGATCGGGATGCTCAACGAGAAGCAGCGCCTGGTCATCCGTCACCGCTACGGCCTCGACGAATGCGAGGTGATGACGCTGGAGGAGCTGGCTGCGCGCCTGTCGCTCACGCGCGAGCGGGTGCGCCAGATCCAGCTCGAGGCGCTGAGCCAGTTGCGGCGCACCGTGAAGCGCCGCGGTATTTCGCGCGACGAACTGCTCTGA
- a CDS encoding AAA family ATPase, translating to MPHRYAIRVLEAANCIILGKDRELRLALACLVARGHLLIEDLPGVGKTTLAHVIARLIGLHFQRIQFTSDLLPADIVGVSIFDREASTFRFHPGPIFSQLILADEINRATPKTQSALLEAMEERQVTADSETHPLPEPFFVIATQNPSHQIGTFPLPESQLDRFLLRIRLGYPDRSAERALLMGEDRRELLERQRAVIQPDDLLAMQQAAHSITISERLIDYVQALLASTRHSPELAAGLSPRAGLGLIAAARAWALIEGRDHVLPEDIQTVFPHVAAHRLHTAGDGRSITPEVLGQLVRDVPVV from the coding sequence ATGCCCCACCGTTACGCAATCCGCGTTCTCGAAGCCGCCAACTGCATCATCCTCGGCAAGGACCGCGAACTGCGGCTCGCCCTCGCCTGCCTCGTCGCACGCGGACACCTGCTGATCGAAGACCTCCCCGGCGTGGGCAAGACCACGCTGGCGCACGTCATCGCACGCCTCATCGGCCTGCACTTCCAGCGCATCCAGTTCACGAGCGACCTTCTTCCCGCCGACATCGTCGGCGTGTCGATATTCGACCGCGAAGCAAGCACCTTCCGCTTCCACCCCGGCCCCATCTTCAGCCAGCTCATCCTCGCCGACGAGATCAACCGTGCCACGCCCAAAACGCAGAGCGCATTGCTCGAAGCCATGGAAGAGCGCCAGGTCACGGCCGACAGCGAAACGCACCCGCTACCCGAGCCGTTCTTCGTCATCGCGACGCAGAACCCGTCTCACCAGATCGGCACCTTCCCCCTGCCCGAGAGCCAACTCGACCGCTTCCTGCTGCGCATCCGCCTCGGCTATCCCGACCGCAGCGCCGAACGGGCGCTGCTGATGGGCGAGGACCGGCGCGAACTCCTCGAACGCCAGCGCGCCGTGATCCAGCCGGACGATCTGCTGGCCATGCAGCAGGCCGCGCACTCGATCACCATATCCGAACGCCTCATCGACTACGTCCAGGCGCTCCTCGCCAGCACACGCCACAGCCCCGAGCTCGCCGCCGGCCTCAGTCCGCGCGCCGGCCTGGGTTTGATCGCCGCGGCCCGCGCCTGGGCGCTCATCGAGGGACGCGACCACGTCCTGCCCGAAGACATCCAGACCGTATTCCCGCACGTCGCCGCCCATCGCCTGCATACCGCAGGCGATGGGCGCAGCATCACGCCCGAGGTGCTCGGCCAGCTCGTCCGCGACGTGCCCGTGGTCTGA
- a CDS encoding histone deacetylase family protein produces MTTTAFITHRDCWLHDMGTFHPECPDRLAAINDRLIAAGLDMYLSFYDAPLATDEQIVRVHPANYLEELNASVPDHGIRHLDPDTAMSPGTMKAALRSAGAGVLATDLVLKGEIENAFCAVRPPGHHAERGKAMGFCFLNNVAIAARHALEAHGLERVAIVDFDVHHGNGTEDAFRDDPRVLMVSIFQHPFYPYSGADCTAPNMVNVPVPAGTRGDAFRTIVAERWMPALREHKPQMVFISAGFDAHYEDDMGSVGLVESDYVWVTEQIKAVAEECGHKNIVSILEGGYSLSSLARSVVAHVKALADL; encoded by the coding sequence ATGACGACGACTGCGTTCATCACGCACCGCGATTGCTGGTTGCACGACATGGGAACCTTCCATCCGGAATGTCCGGATCGGCTGGCGGCCATTAACGATCGGCTGATCGCCGCCGGTCTCGATATGTACCTTTCGTTCTATGACGCCCCGTTGGCGACGGACGAGCAGATCGTCCGGGTGCATCCGGCGAACTACCTCGAGGAGCTCAACGCCAGCGTGCCCGATCACGGCATCCGCCATCTCGATCCCGATACCGCGATGAGTCCGGGGACGATGAAGGCAGCGTTGCGTTCGGCCGGGGCGGGTGTTCTGGCGACGGATCTCGTGCTGAAGGGCGAAATCGAGAATGCGTTCTGTGCGGTGCGTCCGCCGGGTCACCACGCCGAGCGCGGCAAGGCGATGGGGTTCTGCTTCCTGAATAACGTGGCCATTGCCGCGCGTCACGCGCTCGAGGCGCACGGGTTGGAGCGCGTGGCGATCGTCGATTTCGACGTGCATCACGGCAACGGCACGGAAGACGCCTTTCGCGACGACCCGCGGGTGCTCATGGTGAGCATCTTCCAGCATCCTTTCTATCCTTACAGCGGTGCGGACTGCACGGCGCCGAACATGGTCAACGTGCCCGTGCCCGCGGGGACGCGCGGCGACGCTTTCCGCACCATCGTCGCCGAGCGCTGGATGCCTGCGCTGAGGGAGCACAAGCCGCAGATGGTCTTCATCTCGGCGGGCTTCGATGCGCATTACGAGGACGACATGGGCTCGGTCGGGTTGGTGGAGTCGGACTACGTGTGGGTCACCGAGCAGATCAAGGCGGTAGCCGAGGAGTGCGGGCACAAGAACATCGTGTCCATCCTCGAGGGCGGCTATTCGCTTTCATCGCTGGCGCGTTCGGTGGTGGCGCACGTCAAGGCGCTTGCCGACCTTTGA
- a CDS encoding DUF3488 and transglutaminase-like domain-containing protein: protein MRDTRAPTPAQFGWLLAAVTATLAPHAIELPNWLVILCASLIAIRGALLWRRGKPPHQLVIVLTAVAAGIGVRLEFDHFFGKDPGVALLAALLCLKLLESRTTRDLRAAVLLTYFLQLGLFFYNQTPGIAALALAGALLTTTTLLSLEDAAARPVAQLRTSAALLAQGLPFMLALFVLFPRVQGPLWGLPSDAYSGMTGLSDTMTPGSISQLGLSDAIAFRAEFDAPPPPPSQRYWRGPVLTRYDGRSWRPGFSTIAAAPRYEPSGRAYEYRLTLEPHNQLWLLALDFPAPNIPKARYAGDFRLLAEQPVRTRTRFDLRSYPATAVGKDENAMVLAEARRLPANVNPRSRALALEIAAVGSDPAAILARTLERLRGMDLTYTLSPPLLGTHAVDEFLFDTRQGFCEHFASAFVFLMRAAGVPARVVTGYLGGEINPVDGSLVVRQSDAHAWAEVWLAGRGWVRVDPTAQSAPSRIEFGLSAALPDWDVLPLLRRPGMDWLRDLRHRWEALSNTWNQWVLGYNSDRQRDLLERLGFPQPDWRTLAMLLGVSATGLMLLLLAWAFAQRRRHDPLDAAWASFSRKLARHGAARHPWEGPLDYGKRLAMTFPEHAEPLRAISDDYARLRYRAGPADPHSVRLLARHIRRLKLK, encoded by the coding sequence ATGCGTGACACGCGCGCGCCCACTCCCGCGCAGTTCGGCTGGCTGCTCGCCGCGGTGACCGCGACCCTCGCGCCACACGCGATCGAACTCCCCAACTGGCTCGTCATCCTCTGCGCCAGCCTCATCGCCATCCGCGGCGCGCTGCTGTGGCGGCGCGGGAAACCGCCCCACCAGCTCGTCATCGTGCTGACTGCCGTCGCAGCGGGAATCGGCGTGCGGCTCGAATTCGACCATTTTTTCGGCAAGGATCCCGGCGTCGCGCTGCTCGCCGCACTGCTGTGCCTGAAACTGCTCGAATCGCGCACCACGCGCGACCTTCGTGCGGCCGTCCTGCTCACCTACTTCCTGCAGCTCGGCCTGTTCTTCTACAACCAGACGCCGGGCATCGCCGCGCTCGCGCTCGCGGGAGCGCTGCTGACCACGACGACCCTGCTAAGCCTCGAGGACGCCGCCGCACGGCCGGTCGCCCAGCTGCGAACCAGCGCAGCGCTCCTCGCGCAGGGCCTGCCCTTCATGCTGGCCCTGTTCGTACTGTTCCCGCGTGTGCAGGGTCCGTTGTGGGGCCTGCCATCGGATGCATACAGCGGCATGACCGGGCTCTCCGACACGATGACGCCCGGCTCGATCAGCCAGCTCGGCCTATCCGATGCCATCGCCTTCCGCGCGGAATTCGACGCCCCGCCGCCGCCGCCCTCTCAGCGCTACTGGCGCGGCCCGGTGCTCACCCGCTACGACGGGCGCAGCTGGCGGCCGGGCTTCAGCACGATCGCCGCGGCGCCCCGTTACGAACCTTCGGGCCGCGCGTACGAATACCGTCTCACCCTCGAACCGCACAATCAGCTCTGGCTCCTCGCCCTCGATTTCCCGGCCCCGAACATCCCGAAGGCGCGCTACGCCGGCGACTTCCGGCTACTCGCCGAACAGCCCGTGCGCACGCGCACACGCTTCGACTTGCGCTCATATCCCGCAACCGCGGTGGGCAAGGACGAGAACGCCATGGTGCTTGCCGAGGCGCGGCGGCTTCCGGCGAACGTTAATCCGCGCAGCAGGGCCCTGGCACTTGAAATCGCGGCAGTCGGCTCCGACCCTGCCGCGATCCTCGCACGCACCCTCGAACGCCTGCGCGGCATGGACCTGACGTACACGCTCAGCCCGCCCCTCCTGGGCACCCATGCAGTCGACGAATTCCTGTTCGACACCCGCCAGGGGTTCTGCGAGCATTTCGCGTCGGCCTTCGTGTTCCTGATGCGAGCCGCGGGCGTTCCGGCCCGCGTCGTCACCGGCTATCTGGGCGGCGAGATCAATCCGGTCGACGGCAGCCTGGTCGTGCGGCAATCCGATGCCCACGCCTGGGCGGAAGTATGGCTAGCCGGGCGCGGCTGGGTGCGCGTCGACCCCACCGCGCAGTCGGCCCCGTCCCGCATCGAATTCGGACTGAGCGCAGCCCTGCCGGACTGGGACGTCCTCCCGCTGCTGCGGCGCCCCGGCATGGACTGGCTGCGCGACCTGCGGCACCGCTGGGAAGCCCTGTCGAATACGTGGAACCAGTGGGTTCTTGGATACAATTCCGACCGGCAACGCGACCTGCTCGAGCGGCTGGGCTTTCCGCAGCCAGACTGGCGCACGTTGGCGATGCTCCTGGGCGTTTCCGCGACGGGCCTGATGCTGCTTCTCCTGGCATGGGCCTTTGCGCAGCGCCGCCGGCACGACCCGCTCGACGCCGCCTGGGCCAGCTTTTCCCGCAAGCTCGCCCGCCACGGTGCGGCCAGGCACCCGTGGGAGGGACCGCTCGATTACGGCAAACGGCTGGCGATGACCTTCCCTGAGCACGCCGAGCCGCTGCGCGCGATCAGCGATGACTACGCCAGGCTGCGCTACCGCGCCGGACCTGCCGACCCGCACAGCGTGCGCTTGCTCGCCCGACACATCCGGAGACTGAAGCTGAAATGA
- the surE gene encoding 5'/3'-nucleotidase SurE — translation MRILVSNDDGYFAPGIAALAAALSEVGDVTVVAPERDRSGASNSLTLDRPLSLRRAANGFHFVNGTPTDCVHLAVTGMLDHLPDMVVSGVNHGANMGDDTVYSGTVAAATEGYLLGVPSIAISLVSKQASDFSAAARVARDLAERFLRDPFRQPVLLNVNVPDRPYEELRGQKITRLGKRHKAEPVIRSVTPRNETVYWVGAAGQAADAGEGTDFNAVTEGFVSITPLQIDLTHYNLMPGVSEWLAR, via the coding sequence ATGCGCATTCTGGTCAGCAACGACGACGGTTATTTTGCTCCTGGCATCGCCGCCCTGGCAGCGGCCCTCTCCGAAGTGGGGGACGTGACCGTCGTGGCGCCCGAGCGCGACCGCAGCGGTGCGAGCAACTCGCTGACCCTCGATCGCCCCTTGTCGCTGCGTCGCGCGGCCAACGGCTTCCATTTCGTCAACGGTACGCCCACGGACTGCGTGCATCTGGCCGTGACGGGGATGCTGGATCATCTGCCTGACATGGTCGTGTCGGGGGTCAATCACGGCGCCAACATGGGTGACGACACGGTGTACTCCGGCACGGTCGCGGCGGCCACGGAGGGCTACCTGCTCGGCGTGCCGTCGATTGCGATTTCGCTCGTGAGCAAGCAGGCGAGCGATTTTTCCGCTGCGGCGCGTGTGGCGCGCGACCTGGCCGAACGTTTCCTGCGTGATCCATTTCGCCAGCCCGTGTTGCTGAACGTGAACGTTCCTGACCGACCGTACGAGGAGTTGCGCGGGCAGAAGATCACACGGCTGGGCAAGCGCCACAAGGCCGAGCCGGTGATCCGCAGCGTGACGCCGCGCAACGAGACGGTATATTGGGTCGGTGCAGCCGGGCAGGCGGCCGATGCCGGTGAAGGAACGGACTTCAACGCCGTGACGGAAGGGTTTGTCTCCATTACGCCCCTGCAGATCGACCTGACGCATTACAACCTGATGCCGGGTGTCTCGGAGTGGCTGGCACGATGA
- a CDS encoding MerR family transcriptional regulator — MQASSHNEASGPLPPIPAKRYFTIGEVSELCAVKPHVLRYWEQEFTQLKPVKRRGNRRYYQHHEVLLVRRIRELLYDEGFTISGARNKLGESAIHEQEEAEESDRLREMLTGVRAEIVATLALLKA; from the coding sequence ATGCAGGCAAGCAGCCATAACGAGGCCTCCGGGCCTCTGCCGCCGATTCCGGCCAAGCGCTACTTCACAATCGGTGAAGTGAGCGAGTTGTGCGCGGTGAAACCCCATGTGCTGCGCTACTGGGAGCAGGAGTTCACCCAGCTCAAGCCGGTGAAGCGGCGTGGCAATCGGCGCTACTACCAGCATCATGAAGTGCTGCTGGTGCGCCGCATCCGCGAGCTGCTGTACGACGAAGGCTTCACGATCTCGGGTGCGCGCAACAAGCTTGGTGAGTCCGCCATCCATGAGCAGGAGGAGGCGGAGGAGTCCGATCGGTTGCGCGAAATGCTCACCGGCGTGAGGGCGGAGATCGTGGCGACGCTTGCTCTGCTGAAAGCGTGA